One window from the genome of Osmerus eperlanus chromosome 1, fOsmEpe2.1, whole genome shotgun sequence encodes:
- the lrrc38b gene encoding leucine-rich repeat-containing protein 38 — translation MCPLDPVAPGLLVLLLRLDSGENCPSTCLCPDPHTVDCSGRGLTRLPEQIPLDVRRLLLSDNWIPRIPSDFLVLYSDLVYLDLRNNSLSRIEPGTLSTSSRLVFLDLGSNNLTEIPQGTFGESRSLIKLRLGNNPYLSTVNEDAFLGLTSLRELELERNALSGLQVGALSQLPSLRVVRLEGNPWVCNCNFANLFEWLMENSHKLPNGVEGMECSLPMDGRRVALTQLSTDSFRECQVTLTLTDLLIIIFSGISVSVVAIMTSFFLASTVHCFQRWSKGTKKGDEEESEE, via the exons ATGTGCCCGCTGGACCCCGTCGCTCCTGGTCTTCTGGTTCTGCTCCTTCGTTTGGACTCGGGGGAAAACTGCCCGtccacctgcctctgccccGACCCGCACACCGTGGACTGCAGCGGCCGAGGGCTGACCCGTCTGCCCGAACAGATCCCCCTGGACGTCCGCCGCCTCCTACTCTCCGACAACTGGATCCCTCGCATCCCCTCCGACTTCCTGGTTCTGTACAGCGACCTGGTCTACCTGGACCTGCGCAACAACTCCCTCTCCCGCATCGAACCAGGGACGCTCAGCACCTCGTCCAGGCTGGTGTTCCTGGACCTGGGCAGCAACAACCTGACGGAGATCCCCCAGGGGACCTTCGGAGAGTCCCGGAGCCTGATCAAGCTGCGTCTGGGGAACAACCCGTACCTGAGCACGGTCAACGAGGACGCGTTCCTGGGGCTCACCTCCCTCcgggagctggagctggagcgcAACGCCCTGTCGGGCCTGCAGGTGGGGGCGCTGAGCCAGCTGCCCTCCCTGCGCGTGGTGAGACTGGAGGGGAACCCCTGGGTGTGCAACTGCAACTTTGCCAACCTGTTTGAGTGGCTGATGGAGAACAGCCACAAGCTGCCCAACG GTGTGGAGGGTATGGAGTGTTCCCTGCCCATGGATGGCAGACGGGTCGCCCTCACGCAGCTCTCCACGGACAGCTTCCGGGAGTGCCAGgtcaccctcaccctgaccgACCTCCTGATCATCATCTTCTCCGGCATCTCGGTGTCGGTGGTGGCCATCATGACCAGCTTTTTCCTGGCATCCACCGTCCACTGCTTCCAGCGCTGGAGCAAAGGCACCAAGAAGGGcgacgaggaggagagcgaggagtga